Proteins from one Salmonella bongori NCTC 12419 genomic window:
- the lrp gene encoding leucine-responsive transcriptional regulator Lrp: MVDSKKRPGKDLDRIDRNILNELQKDGRISNVELSKRVGLSPTPCLERVRRLERQGFIQGYTALLNPHYLDASLLVFVEITLNRGAPDVFEQFNAAVQKLEEIQECHLVSGDFDYLLKTRVPDMSAYRKLLGETLLRLPGVNDTRTYVVMEEVKQSNRLVIKTR; the protein is encoded by the coding sequence ATGGTAGATAGCAAGAAGCGCCCTGGCAAAGATCTCGACCGTATCGATCGTAACATTCTTAATGAACTGCAAAAGGATGGGCGTATTTCCAACGTCGAGCTTTCTAAACGAGTAGGACTTTCGCCGACACCTTGCCTTGAGCGTGTACGTCGGCTGGAGCGACAGGGGTTTATTCAGGGCTATACGGCGCTGCTGAACCCGCATTATCTGGATGCGTCACTTCTGGTATTCGTTGAGATTACCTTAAATCGTGGCGCGCCGGATGTGTTTGAGCAGTTTAACGCCGCTGTGCAAAAGCTTGAAGAGATTCAGGAATGTCATTTGGTTTCCGGCGATTTCGACTATCTGTTGAAAACCCGTGTACCGGATATGTCAGCATATCGAAAACTGCTGGGAGAGACATTACTGCGTTTGCCAGGAGTGAACGACACCCGAACTTACGTAGTCATGGAAGAAGTAAAACAGAGTAATCGTCTGGTTATTAAGACGCGCTAA